A single window of Ananas comosus cultivar F153 linkage group 17, ASM154086v1, whole genome shotgun sequence DNA harbors:
- the LOC109723164 gene encoding transmembrane 9 superfamily member 1 isoform X1 yields MWTCRSYILPQKLYRSYSVLINYQPDEPVTLWVNKVGPYNNPQETYNYYILPFCKTSENPAHKWGGLGEVLGGNELIDSQIEIKFQSDVEKGSICTIELDAMKAMDFTDAIESSYWFEFFIDDLPLWGFVGETDRNNENKHFLFTHKNIFIRYNGNQIIHVNLTQESPKLLEVGKTLDMTYSVKWLPTNVTFARRFDVYLDYPFFEHQIHWFSIFNSFMMVIFLTGLVSMILMRTLRNDYAKYAREEDDLETLERDVSEESGWKLVHGDVFRPARNLVLLSSLVGIGTQLATLVLLVILLAIVGMLYIGRGTIITTFIVCYALTSFISGYVSGGLYSRSGGKTWIKAMILAASLFPFMCFGIGLFLNTIAIFYRSLAAIPFGTMVVMFILWAFISFPLALLGTVVGRNWSGTPNNPCRVKTIPRPIPEKKWYLTPSIVSLMGGLLPFGSIFIEMYFVFTSFWNYKVYYVYGFMLLVFLILIIVTVCVTIVGTYFLLNAENYYWQWTSFFSAASTALYVYLYSIYYYYVKTKMSGFFQTSFYFGYTLMFCLGLGILCGAVGYLGSALFVRRIYRNIKCD; encoded by the exons ATGTGGACTTGTAGGAGCTACATCCTTCCACAGAAATTGTATCGGTCATACTCTGTTTTAATCAAT TACCAACCTGATGAGCCGGTCACTCTCTGGGTGAACAAGGTTGGTCCCTATAATAATCCTCAGGAAACATACAATTACTACATCCTTCCATTTTGCAAGACATCAGAAAATCCCGCCCACAAATGGGGTGGGCTTGGAGAGGTTCTGGGTGGAAATGAATTGATTGACAGTCAAATTGAGATAAAATTTCAAA GTGATGTTGAGAAGGGATCCATTTGTACAATTGAACTTGATGCTATGAAGGCTATGGATTTCACAGATGCTATTGAGAGCTCGTATTGGTTTGAATTTTTCATAG ATGATTTGCCTTTATGGG GGTTTGTTGGAGAGACTGACAGAAACAATGAAAATAAGCATTTCCTTTTTACACACAAGAACATTTTTATTAGATACAATGGGAATCAG ATTATTCATGTTAATCTCACTCAAGAAAGTCCTAAGCTTTTGGAAGTGGGTAAAACATTGGACATGACTTATTCTGTGAAATGGTTGCCTACAAACGTAACATTTGCACGCCGTTTTGATGTTTACTTGGACTATCCTTTCTTTGAGCATCAG ATTCACTGGTTCTCCATCTTCAATTCTTTCATGATGGTTATTTTTCTGACTGGCCTGGTATCGATGATATTGATGCGGACACTGAGAAATGATTATGCGAAATATGCTCGTGAGGAAGATGATCTGGAGACCCTG GAGAGAGATGTAAGTGAGGAATCTGGATGGAAGCTTGTTCATGGAGACGTCTTTCGACCTGCTCGTAACTTAGTCCTCCTTTCATCTCTTGTTGGTATTGGCACTCAGCTGGCAACCCTTGTTCTTCTCGTTATTTTGTTGGCAATCGTTGGAATGCTGTATATCGG GCGAGGGACTATCATTACAACTTTCATAGTGTGCTACGCGCTTACGTCATTCATTTCAGGCTATGTCAGTGGTGGTCTTTACTCTAGGAGTGGTG GTAAAACTTGGATAAAGGCTATGATCCTGGCTGCATCACTCTTCCCATTTATGTGCTTCGGAATTGGCTTATTTCTTAACACAATTGCTATATTTTACCGGTCACTGGCAGCTATACCCTTTGGCACAATGGTGGTGATGTTTATCCTTTGGGCTTTCATCTCATTTCCTCTGGCACTTTTGGGCACTGTAGTGGGTAGGAATTGGAGTGGTACTCCTAACAATCCGTGCCGTGTGAAGACTATTCCCCGTCCTATTCCTGAGAAGAAATGGTATCTCACACCTTCCATCGTTTCACTCATGGGAGGGCTGCTTCCCTTCGGCAGCATCTTTATCGAGATGTATTTTGTCTTCACGTCCTTCTGGAACTATAAG GTGTACTATGTCTATGGCTTCATGTTGCTGGTCTTCCTGATCCTCATAATTGTGACCGTCTGTGTTACGATTGTGGGCACATATTTCTTGCTGAATGCAGAGAACTACTATTGGCAGTGGACTTCGTTCTTCTCTGCTGCTTCAACAGCTCTTTATGTGTACCTCTACTCTATATATTACTATTACGTGAAGACCAAAATGTCGGGCTTTTTCCAGACGAGCTTCTACTTTGGCTACACTCTCATGTTTTGTCTCGGTCTCGGAATACTTTGTG GTGCTGTTGGTTATCTGGGCTCGGCTCTATTTGTGAGGAGAATCTACAGAAATATCAAATGTGACTAA
- the LOC109723315 gene encoding protein QUIRKY-like, with protein MKVAVEVVDARDLLSKDGHGTASPYVEVELDGQRRRTQTKRDDLNPTWNETLFFDVSDPLDLPSRTIHVSVLHHRLSGSSVAPSKADAAIQRCPLDRRPGLSFSRVRGDIALRLYAVSNDRHPPPLRRSRAVDFSTAYSSAPSTAPPRSRATDFSTAYTSAPSTAPTENEEKEEKKKRRRSTTRTFHSIGSQFGDPAGPMPFDNRDTTPPAVGAEGPAIGIRPPAETRPTPTAAPTGTTKKGGGDDKITATYDLVEPTTFLYVNVVKARDLPAMDITGGVDPYVEVRVGNYRNATKPLQGNQSPEWHQVFAFANDHIQSDDVELTVKDENVVRDGFVGRVCVLLAEVPRRTPPGSPLAPQWYRLKDKQGYYTRGEIMMAVWKGTQADEAYPEASHSDTHGLPFQALVHTHCKMYYLPRLCYLRLDIISAQDLVTSEPTRLHPDLFVRAQLGNQHDQTRISPSRSVSPTWNHRTLFVATLPSKPTTANPPLLDGSASPTPPMAAAPPPLGSVELNIYAK; from the exons ATGAAGGTGGCGGTGGAGGTGGTGGACGCGCGGGACCTCCTATCGAAGGACGGCCACGGCACGGCGAGCCCCTACGTCGAGGTGGAGCTCGACGGGCAGCGGCGCCGCACGCAGACGAAGCGCGACGACCTCAACCCCACGTGGAACGAGACGCTTTTCTTCGACGTCTCCGACCCCCTCGACCTCCCCAGCCGCACCATCCACGTCTCAGTCCTCCACCACCGCCTCTCTGGCTCGTCCGTTGCGCCATCGAAGGCCGATGCAGCTATCCAGCGCTGCCCCCTCGACCGCCGCCCCGGCCTATCCTTCTCCCGCGTCCGCGGCGATATCGCTCTCCGCCTCTACGCCGTCTCGAATGATCGCCACCCTCCCCCTCTCCGTCGCTCCCGCGCTGTCGATTTCTCCACCGCTTACTCGTCGGCTCCGTCGACGGCTCCCCCTCGCTCTCGCGCCACCGACTTCTCCACCGCATACACGTCGGCTCCGTCAACGGCTCCAACAGAGAACgaggagaaggaagagaagaagaagaggaggaggagcaccACGAGAACCTTCCACTCCATCGGGAGCCAATTTGGCGATCCTGCCGGGCCGATGCCGTTCGACAACCGAGACACTACTCCTCCAGCAGTAGGTGCAGAG GGACCAGCAATAGGCATTCGTCCTCCGGCGGAGACACGGCCAACCCCGACCGCCGCCCCAACCGGCACCACGAAGAAAGGTGGCGGCGACGATAAGATCACCGCCACGTACGATCTGGTGGAGCCGACGACCTTCCTGTACGTGAACGTCGTGAAAGCGCGGGACCTCCCCGCCATGGACATAACGGGAGGGGTCGACCCCTACGTCGAGGTGCGCGTGGGCAACTACCGCAACGCGACGAAGCCTCTGCAGGGGAACCAGAGCCCGGAGTGGCACCAGGTGTTCGCATTCGCCAACGACCACATTCAATCCGATGACGTCGAACTCACGGTCAAGGACGAGAACGTCGTGAGGGACGGGTTCGTGGGGAGAGTCTGCGTCTTGCTCGCCGAGGTGCCGCGGCGCACGCCTCCCGGGAGCCCGCTGGCGCCGCAGTGGTACAGGCTCAAGGACAAGCAGGGGTACTACACGCGCGGCGAGATCATGATGGCCGTGTGGAAGGGGACCCAGGCCGACGAGGCCTACCCGGAGGCGTCGCACTCCGACACCCACGGGTTGCCCTTCCAGGCCCTCGTCCACACCCACTGCAAA ATGTACTACCTCCCGCGGCTGTGCTACCTCCGGCTGGACATCATCTCGGCGCAGGACCTGGTCACATCGGAGCCGACGAGGTTGCACCCGGACCTGTTCGTCCGGGCCCAGCTGGGCAACCAGCACGACCAGACCCGCATCTCCCCGTCGCGCTCCGTCAGCCCCACGTGGAACCACCGCACCCTCTTCGTCGCGACATTGCCATCAAAGCCGACCACCGCCAATCCCCCCCTCCTCGATGGTTCAGCCTCTCCGACCCCTCCGATGGCGGCGGCGCCTCCACCTCTAGGTTCCGTTGAATTGAATATATACGCAAAATGA
- the LOC109723078 gene encoding uncharacterized protein LOC109723078, whose protein sequence is MLNFVAVALLATTLAAAGLWSPSPEPHHHHQLRRDEILLEGHRVIVVEYERRVPIGEPEEEPTHHSAAKDKICDAYGVCRDKLSTLLGKTKDKLSEAEDFAEDKAHQVKEGAEDAISKAKDKAAQLKEGAKDAAKSTKDAAERAVDKAAGATDALRDAAGAAEEKGRDAAANASASAVAKAEHVTGTNLSDVARRAREVARDGAACAWARAPGAGRAAAGVAHLVAAAAAYGTCVWVTFVSSHVLAAALPRQLFGVVQSKLYPVYFRAVAYCVGAALLAQLLGRDRRFAAERVQSYNLLGVLALVLVNMLFLEPKATKAMFERMKLEKEEGRGRDIADMVEPATTAGSPTTATATATATASAVPRNATKGTMADPEMMKSRITKLNKRLKMLNNYSSTLNIVTMMGLSWHLVHLAHQLQKQC, encoded by the exons ATGCTGAACTTCGTAGCCGTCGCCCTCCTCGCCAccaccctcgccgccgccgggCTCTGGTCACCCTCGCCGGagccccaccaccaccaccaactcCGCCGCGACGAGATTCTCCTCGAGGGCCACCGCGTCATCGTCGTCGAGTACGAGCGCCGCGTCCCCATCGGAGAACCCGAAGAGGAGCCCACCCACCACTCCGCCGCAAAGGATAAGATCTGCGACGCTTACGGCGTGTGCCGGGACAAGCTATCCACCCTGCTGGGCAAAACCAAGGATAAGCTCTCCGAAGCAGAGGACTTCGCCGAGGATAAGGCCCACCAAGTGAAAGAGGGCGCCGAGGACGCCATTAGCAAAGCCAAGGATAAGGCCGCGCAGCTCAAAGAAGGGGCCAAGGACGCGGCGAAGAGCACCAAGGATGCGGCGGAGCGCGCCGTGGATAAAGCGGCGGGCGCTACGGACGCTCTCAGGGACGCTGCTGGCGCCGCTGAGGAGAAGGGGCGCGACGCTGCTGCGAACGCTTCGGCTTCTGCGGTGGCGAAAGCGGAGCACGTGACGGGGACGAACCTCTCGGACGTGGCGCGGCGCGCGCGCGAGGTGGCGCGGGACGGGGCGGCGTGCGCGTGGGCGCGGGCGCCCGGGGCGGGGCGCGCCGCGGCCGGCGTGGCGCACCTGGTCGCGGCCGCCGCGGCGTACGGGACGTGCGTGTGGGTCACCTTCGTGTCGAGCCACGTCCTCGCCGCCGCGCTGCCGCGGCAGCTGTTCGGGGTGGTGCAGAGCAAGCTCTACCCGGTGTACTTCCGCGCCGTCGCGTACTGCGTCGGCGCTGCGCTTCTCGCGCAGCTGCTCGGGAGGGACCGCCGCTTTGCCGCGGAGCGGGTGCAGAGCTATAATTTGCTCGGCGTGTTGGCGCTGGTGCTTGTTAACATGCTCTTCTTAGAGCCCAAAGCTACCAAG gctatgtttgagaggatgaaGCTGGAGAAGGAagaagggagagggagggaCATCGCCGACATGGTCGAGCCGGCGACGACAGCTGGGTCCCCAAcaaccgccaccgccaccgccactgcCACCGCTTCGGCGGTGCCGCGTAACGCCACGAAGGGGACGATGGCGGATCCGGAGATGATGAAGAGCCGAATAACGAAGCTGAATAAGAGACTGAAGATGCTCAACAACTACTCCTCGACGCTCAACATTGTCACCATGATGGGCCTCTCATGGCATCTGGTGCACCTAGCTCATCAGTTGCAGAAGCAATGCTAG
- the LOC109723316 gene encoding FT-interacting protein 1-like: protein MAHYCSDFQPSARPLRKDPIGALELGIRSGKDLVPVRSLNGAAPTTGYYCVAKYGPKWARTRTLVNTLNPMWQEQYTWEVFDPCTVLTVAVYHNNQLDAHDSGGGLRDQPLGKLRIRLSTLDAGRAYFYHHPLQLVHPSGIKRTGELRLAVRFRCTAWVNMMRLYARPMLPKQHYAEPIPVLLLSRLRHHATAICAGSFRKSLANWRRAEALLSGAAAWAAWAGYVRDWRNPVTTLLAHANLVLLVRHPDLIIPVGFIYLFGRGVWNYRHRAKLQAEQVQSVEAGVGADEVDEEFDEIPTRRAVEVVRMRYDRLRLRAGRVQTMLGDVAGQAERAHALLSWRDPRATGVFLLFLGLATAVVYNVPFWLLLLGFGLYYMRHPVLRSRVPPAPVNFYKRLPSKVDMLL, encoded by the exons ATGGCCCACTACTGCAGCGACTTCCAGCCGTCTGCGCGGCCGCTGCGGAAGGACCCCATCGGCGCACTCGAGCTCGGCATCCGCAGCGGAAAGGACCTCGTTCCCGTCCGAAGCCTCAACGGCGCGGCCCCCACCACCGGGTACTACTGCGTCGCCAAGTACGGGCCCAAGTGGGCCCGCACCCGCACCCTGGTCAACACGCTGAACCCCATGTGGCAGGAGCAGTACACGTGGGAGGTGTTCGACCCCTGCACCGTGCTCACCGTCGCCGTCTACCACAACAACCAGCTCGACGCCCACGATAGCGGCGGCGGCCTCAGGGATCAGCCGCTGGGGAAGCTCCGCATCCGCCTGTCCACGCTGGACGCGGGGCGCGCGTACTTCTACCACCACCCGCTGCAACTGGTCCACCCCTCGGGGATCAAACGGACCGGGGAGCTCCGCCTCGCGGTGCGGTTCAGGTGCACGGCGTGGGTCAACATGATGCGGCTCTACGCCAGGCCCATGCTCCCCAAGCAGCACTACGCGGAGCCCATCCCGGTCCTCCTCCTCAGCCGCCTGAGGCACCACGCGACCGCCATCTGCGCGGGGAG CTTCCGCAAGAGCCTGGCCAACTGGCGCCGCGCGGAGGCGCTGCTGAGCGGGGCGGCGGCGTGGGCGGCGTGGGCGGGCTACGTCCGGGACTGGCGCAACCCCGTGACGACGCTGCTCGCGCACGCGAACTTGGTGCTGCTGGTGCGGCACCCGGATCTGATCATCCCCGTGGGGTTTATCTACCTGTTCGGCAGAGGGGTGTGGAACTATCGACATCGGGCGAAGCTGCAGGCAGAGCAAGTGCAG TCGGTGGAGGCGGGGGTGGGGGCGGACGAGGTGGACGAGGAGTTCGACGAGATACCGACGAGGAGGGCGGTAGAGGTGGTGAGGATGCGGTACGACCGGCTGAGGCTGCGGGCGGGGAGGGTGCAGACGATGCTGGGGGACGTGGCCGGCCAGGCAGAGAGGGCCCACGCGCTGCTCAGCTGGCGGGACCCGCGAGCAACGGGGGTGTTCCTGCTCTTCTTGGGACTCGCGACCGCGGTGGTGTACAACGTCCCGTTTTGGCTGCTGCTGCTCGGCTTCGGGCTCTACTACATGCGCCACCCCGTGCTCCGGAGCCGGGTGCCCCCCGCGCCCGTCAATTTTTACAAGCGCCTGCCCTCGAAGGTCGATATGCTACTATGA
- the LOC109722735 gene encoding myb-related protein 308-like, with protein sequence MGRSPCCEKAHTNKGAWTKEEDQRLIAYIQAHGEGCWRSLPKAAGLLRCGKSCRLRWINYLRPDLKRGNFTEEEDELIIKLHGLLGNKWSLIAARLPGRTDNEIKNYWNTHIKRKLLSRGLDPQTHRPLNAVSPSPPPPPSLFSAAAAAAAAQKHESPIVPDVIVAAAVPKAEAAYSTDDGHSSGGEAPTQHYDLDLNLDLSISLPSYNYSPRRSPQLETVSNNSTCTGAGTASAAYAQSVCLCYHLGFQSGDACTCQAIPNQHIFRYIRPLEDAQ encoded by the exons ATGGGAAGGTCCCCATGCTGTGAGAAGGCGCACACCAACAAGGGAGCGTGGACGAAGGAGGAGGACCAGAGGCTCATCGCCTACATCCAAGCCCACGGCGAGGGGTGCTGGAGATCCCTCCCCAAAGccgcag GTCTTCTTCGGTGCGGCAAGAGTTGCCGACTCCGTTGGATCAATTACCTACGGCCTGATCTTAAGCGAGGTAACTTCACCGAAGAGGAGGACGAGCTCATTATCAAACTCCACGGCTTGTTAGGAAACAA GTGGTCTCTGATAGCAGCGCGGTTACCGGGAAGAACAGACAACGAAATCAAGAACTACTGGAACACACACATCAAGCGAAAGCTCCTGAGCCGCGGGCTGGACCCCCAGACCCACCGGCCCCTCAATGCAGTAtctccttcgccgccgccgccaccctcgCTCTtttctgccgccgccgccgccgccgccgcacaaAAGCACGAATCTCCAATCGTACCGGATGtcatcgtcgccgccgccgtccccaaGGCGGAGGCGGCGTACTCCACCGACGACGGCCACAGCAGCGGCGGCGAAGCGCCGACGCAGCATTACGACCTCGACCTCAACCTCGACCTCTCCATAAGCTTACCCAGCTATAACTACTCCCCCCGGCGTTCCCCACAGTTAGAAACAGTTTCTAATAATTCTACTTGTACTGGAGCGGGTACGGCTTCTGCAGCTTACGCTCAATCCGTTTGCTTGTGTTATCATCTTGGGTTTCAGAGCGGCGACGCTTGTACCTGTCAAGCTATTCCGAACCAACATATTTTCAGATACATTAGACCCTTGGAGGATGCGCAATGA
- the LOC109723077 gene encoding patellin-3-like: protein MAEETLTKEHEAAEEEKKVTENEQTPPPPPPPAPEAEDEPKKPVAVAGAAPDAAEAAKAGDLKAPTAATTISQVVSFKEEEEEDETNAADPEKKALDELKRLLRSALANRDFPCPPPPPPPPPSAAEEEATAEEDGARTVEAIAESVSIWGVPLFADERTDTVLLKFLRARDLHVESAMAMLKGAVAWRRSFAIDALLAEDLAGASELSRAVFMSGADREGHPVCYNLYGELQRKELYAAAFADEEKRRGFLKWRIQFLEKGIRELLDFKPGGVSTMVQVTDLSNSAVGPVKRDLRNALALLLDNYPEFVAKQIFINVPWWYLAFNRMISPFLTHRTKSKFVFAGPSKSAETLFKHIAPEQVPVRFGGLSKENDEDFTTSDAVTEIAIKPSTNQAIVIPTNETSVVVWELRVLGWDVTYGAQYVPSREDAYTVIVQKARKMCGGDEPVVKDCFKIREPGKIVITVDNTTTKRKKLLYRYKTKKEVSA, encoded by the exons ATGGCTGAAGAGACACTGACCAAGGAACAcgaggcagcggaggaggagaagaaggtgacGGAGAACGAGCaaaccccgccgccgccgccgccgcctgcgcCCGAGGCCGAGGACGAGCCCAAGAAacccgtcgccgtcgccggcgccgccccCGATGCGGCGGAGGCGGCCAAAGCCGGCGACTTGAAGGCGCccaccgccgccaccaccaTCTCCCAAGTCGTCTCCtttaaggaggaggaggaggaggacgagaccAACGCCGCCGACCCCGAGAAGAAGGCCCTCGACGAGCTCAAGCGGCTCCTCCGCTCCGCCCTCGCCAACCGCGACTTCCCCTgccctccgcctccgccccctccccctccctccgcggccgaggaggaggcgacggcggaggaggacgggGCCAGGACCGTCGAGGCCATAGCCGAGTCCGTCTCCATCTGGGGGGTGCCCCTGTTCGCGGACGAGAGGACCGACACCGTGCTCCTCAAGTTCCTCCGCGCGCGGGACCTGCACGTCGAGAGCGCCATGGCCATGCTCAAGGGCGCCGTGGCGTGGCGCCGGAGCTTCGCCATCGACGCGCTCCTCGCGGAGGACCTCGCGGGCGCCTCCGAGCTCAGCAGAGCGGTGTTCATGAGCGGCGCCGACCGCGAGGGCCACCCCGTGTGCTACAACCTCTACGGGGAGCTCCAAAGGAAGGAGCTTTACGCCGCGGCGTTCGCCGACGAGGAGAAGCGGCGGGGTTTCCTGAAGTGGAGGATCCAGTTCCTGGAAAAGGGGATCCGGGAACTGCTCGACTTCAAACCCGGCGGGGTCTCCACCATGGTGCAGGTCACGGATCTCAGCAACTCCGCCGTGGGCCCCGTCAAGCGCGACCTCCGCAATGCCCTCGCCCTGCTTCTCGATAATTACCCCGAGTTCGTCGCCAAGCAG ATCTTCATCAATGTTCCGTGGTGGTATCTCGCGTTCAACAGGATGATCAGCCCCTTCCTCACGCACAGAACCAAGAGCAAGTTTGTGTTTGCAGGGCCTTCTAAATCAGCTGAGACGCTGTTCAA GCACATTGCTCCGGAACAAGTCCCAGTTCGATTCGGAGGCTTAAGCAAAGAAAACGACGAGGATTTCACCACATCCGATGCTGTCACAGAAATCGCCATTAAGCCTTCTACAAACCAAGCCATAGTAATACCAACCAATGAG ACCAGCGTTGTTGTATGGGAACTCCGAGTGCTGGGATGGGACGTGACGTACGGGGCTCAGTACGTACCGAGTCGCGAGGATGCGTACACGGTGATCGTGCAAAAGGCGAGGAAGATGTGCGGTGGTGATGAGCCCGTTGTGAAGGATTGCTTTAAGATTCGGGAGCCCGGGAAAATAGTTATCACTGTGGATAACACCACCACCAAGCGAAAGAAGCTCCTCTACCGATACAAAACCAAGAAAGAGGTCTCTGCTTaa
- the LOC109723164 gene encoding transmembrane 9 superfamily member 1 isoform X2, whose amino-acid sequence MKAMDFTDAIESSYWFEFFIDDLPLWGFVGETDRNNENKHFLFTHKNIFIRYNGNQIIHVNLTQESPKLLEVGKTLDMTYSVKWLPTNVTFARRFDVYLDYPFFEHQIHWFSIFNSFMMVIFLTGLVSMILMRTLRNDYAKYAREEDDLETLERDVSEESGWKLVHGDVFRPARNLVLLSSLVGIGTQLATLVLLVILLAIVGMLYIGRGTIITTFIVCYALTSFISGYVSGGLYSRSGGKTWIKAMILAASLFPFMCFGIGLFLNTIAIFYRSLAAIPFGTMVVMFILWAFISFPLALLGTVVGRNWSGTPNNPCRVKTIPRPIPEKKWYLTPSIVSLMGGLLPFGSIFIEMYFVFTSFWNYKVYYVYGFMLLVFLILIIVTVCVTIVGTYFLLNAENYYWQWTSFFSAASTALYVYLYSIYYYYVKTKMSGFFQTSFYFGYTLMFCLGLGILCGAVGYLGSALFVRRIYRNIKCD is encoded by the exons ATGAAGGCTATGGATTTCACAGATGCTATTGAGAGCTCGTATTGGTTTGAATTTTTCATAG ATGATTTGCCTTTATGGG GGTTTGTTGGAGAGACTGACAGAAACAATGAAAATAAGCATTTCCTTTTTACACACAAGAACATTTTTATTAGATACAATGGGAATCAG ATTATTCATGTTAATCTCACTCAAGAAAGTCCTAAGCTTTTGGAAGTGGGTAAAACATTGGACATGACTTATTCTGTGAAATGGTTGCCTACAAACGTAACATTTGCACGCCGTTTTGATGTTTACTTGGACTATCCTTTCTTTGAGCATCAG ATTCACTGGTTCTCCATCTTCAATTCTTTCATGATGGTTATTTTTCTGACTGGCCTGGTATCGATGATATTGATGCGGACACTGAGAAATGATTATGCGAAATATGCTCGTGAGGAAGATGATCTGGAGACCCTG GAGAGAGATGTAAGTGAGGAATCTGGATGGAAGCTTGTTCATGGAGACGTCTTTCGACCTGCTCGTAACTTAGTCCTCCTTTCATCTCTTGTTGGTATTGGCACTCAGCTGGCAACCCTTGTTCTTCTCGTTATTTTGTTGGCAATCGTTGGAATGCTGTATATCGG GCGAGGGACTATCATTACAACTTTCATAGTGTGCTACGCGCTTACGTCATTCATTTCAGGCTATGTCAGTGGTGGTCTTTACTCTAGGAGTGGTG GTAAAACTTGGATAAAGGCTATGATCCTGGCTGCATCACTCTTCCCATTTATGTGCTTCGGAATTGGCTTATTTCTTAACACAATTGCTATATTTTACCGGTCACTGGCAGCTATACCCTTTGGCACAATGGTGGTGATGTTTATCCTTTGGGCTTTCATCTCATTTCCTCTGGCACTTTTGGGCACTGTAGTGGGTAGGAATTGGAGTGGTACTCCTAACAATCCGTGCCGTGTGAAGACTATTCCCCGTCCTATTCCTGAGAAGAAATGGTATCTCACACCTTCCATCGTTTCACTCATGGGAGGGCTGCTTCCCTTCGGCAGCATCTTTATCGAGATGTATTTTGTCTTCACGTCCTTCTGGAACTATAAG GTGTACTATGTCTATGGCTTCATGTTGCTGGTCTTCCTGATCCTCATAATTGTGACCGTCTGTGTTACGATTGTGGGCACATATTTCTTGCTGAATGCAGAGAACTACTATTGGCAGTGGACTTCGTTCTTCTCTGCTGCTTCAACAGCTCTTTATGTGTACCTCTACTCTATATATTACTATTACGTGAAGACCAAAATGTCGGGCTTTTTCCAGACGAGCTTCTACTTTGGCTACACTCTCATGTTTTGTCTCGGTCTCGGAATACTTTGTG GTGCTGTTGGTTATCTGGGCTCGGCTCTATTTGTGAGGAGAATCTACAGAAATATCAAATGTGACTAA